From a single Pochonia chlamydosporia 170 chromosome Unknown PCv3seq00010, whole genome shotgun sequence genomic region:
- a CDS encoding DnaJ domain-containing protein (similar to Beauveria bassiana ARSEF 2860 XP_008603599.1) produces MELLGLTIDYYAVLQISENADESTIRASYKRLALIKHPDRNKSPNATTEFQRVLNFVPILDTGWIVQEAYEVLKNPDRRKRFDAQLSCIRREAAVRNCFASNRDSSGDVKSQSPEFYEKAIYVQEQKLNDLENERAKLGRDRCAKLQEIYKHAAAIKRLQEQDEEAAMEDSKRSTWISFLTLNRYTRSEIEQRNRAATLRKTNRRDLEDILCDLETGRDHLSGKISSLNVEIFQVLLRKRELVEAQSRAQAAVRAKMEEQNKEQARKRQHAEQKLRRQREEMLQNEIIGLARKEKEVQMRRERQQQMVWEVEERFAKERYRPTRTEIQRGVSSKLDQRTKEGMSRT; encoded by the exons ATGGAGCTACTTGGGCTCACTATTGATTACTACGCCGTTCTTCAAATATCTGAAAATGCGGATGAAAGCACTATTAGAGCTTCCTATAAACGCCTTGCCTTGATCAAGCACCCCGATAGAAACAAGTCTCCAAACGCCACGACGGAGTTTCAGAGAGTACTGAATTTTGTTCCTATTTTAGACACCGGATGGATT GTGCAGGAGGCTTACGAGGTCCTCAAAAATCCAGACAGACGAAAACGTTTCGATGCCCAATTGTCCTGCATCCGACGCGAGGCCGCTGTCCGAAACTGTTTTGCCTCAAATCGGGATTCAAGTGGCGATGTCAAAAGCCAATCTCCCGAATTTTATGAGAAAGCTATCTACGTGCAGGAGCAAAAGCTAAATGACTTGGAGAATGAAAGGGCGAAGCTCGGAAGAGATCGCTGCGCCAAACTCCAAGAAATTTACAAacatgcagcagcaataAAAAGACTTcaggaacaagatgaagaagctgcgaTGGAGGACTCTAAGAGAAGCACTTGGATTAGCTTTCTCACTCTTAATCGGTATACCCGCTCCGAGATCGAGCAGCGAAACCGGGCTGCCACGCTGCGAAAAACCAATCGCAGAGATCTGGAAGATATTCTCTGTGATCTTGAAACCGGGCGAGACCACCTTTCGGGGAAGATATCGTCGTTAAATGTTGAGATTTTTCAGGTCCTTCTTAGAAAGAGAGAACTCGTAGAAGCTCAAAGTAGAGCACAGGCGGCAGTAAGGGCCAAAATGGAAGAGCAAAACAAAGAACAAGCACGAAAACGACAACATGCAGAACAGAAATTAAGGAGGCAGAGAGAGGAAATGTTGCAGAATGAGATTATAGGATTGGcaaggaaagaaaaggaagtaCAAATGAGGCGGGAAAGACAACAACAGATGGTTTGGGAGGTAGAAGAACGGTTTGCAAAAGAGAGATATCGACCTACGAGGACAGAGATACAACGGGGGGTATCTTCGAAACTGGACCAAAGGACCAAAGAAGGAATGTCAAGGACGTAG
- a CDS encoding aldo/keto reductase: MANQTSRTFTLNTGAKIPAVGLGTWQSKPNEVQSAVEAALRHGYRHIDTAAAYKNEKEVGAGIKASGVPRSDIWLTTKLDNPDQTRAAEALDQSLKNLGTDYVDLYLMHWPAATDPNDGMKLVPDWSFIDTWRDMQKLVGTGKVRNIGVSNFAIKNLEKLLSDESCKSNFTPATHRPSSSPTTPPKASTAPATHASDQPTPLSTPTPLLELAKAKGKTPQQVLLMWGLQKGWSVIPKSVTASRIEANYALDGWSLTDEEVKSLDGIKDRFKVCGDDWLPVKVFFGDDE; the protein is encoded by the exons atggctAACCAAACTTC CCGCACCTTTACCCTCAACACGGGAGCCAAGATCCCCGCCGTCGGCCTCGGAACATGGCAATCCAAACCCAACGAGGTCCAGTCGGCCGTGGAAGCCGCCCTCCGCCATGGATATCGTCACATTGACACGGCGGCAGCCTACAAGAACGAGAAGGAGGTCGGGGCCGGCATCAAGGCCTCTGGCGTGCCTCGATCGGATATCTGGCTCACCACTAAGCTGGACAATCCTGATCAGACGCGCGCAGCCGAGGCGCTTGACCAGAGCTTGAAGAATCTGGGCACCGACTACGTCGACTTGTATCTGATGCATTGGCCGGCTGCGACGGACCCCAACGACGGGATGAAGCTGGTGCCGGACTGGAGCTTCATTGATACGTGGAGGGATATGCAAAAGTTGGTTGGGACGGGCAAGGTTCGAAACATTGGTGTTTCAAACTTTGCCATTAAGAatttggagaagttgttgaGCGATGAGAGCTGCAAG TCGAACTTCACCCCTGCAACCCATCGCCCAAGCTCGTCGCCTACAACACCTCCAAAGGCATCCACAGCACCGGCTACTCATGCCTCGGATCAACCAACTCCCCTCTCTACACCAACACCGCTCCTCGAGctcgccaaggccaagggcaagacgCCGCAGCAGGTTCTTCTCATGTGGGGGCTGCAAAAGGGCTGGAGCGTCATCCCCAAGAGCGTGACGGCGTCGCGAATCGAGGCCAACTATGCGCTGGACGGGTGGAGTTTGACCGACGAAGAGGTCAAGAGCCTGGACGGCATTAAGGACCGGTTCAAGGTGTGCGGGGATGACTGGCTGCCTGTCAAGGTGTTTTTCGGAGATGACGAGTAG
- a CDS encoding histidine triad-like protein (similar to Cordyceps militaris CM01 XP_006673564.1), whose amino-acid sequence MFDPSPPPTEGCPFCAIATTHKPYDPIHPPTSIDPDLTSPSSFIVLSTPLLIAFLDIMPLSKGHLLLCPRAHRPKLTDASRQESLELGNHVRILSAALARATGVDDWNVVQNNGAAAAQVVPHMHYHVIPRPEIRASGKLSESFTMFGRGQRAELDDDEAAALAGDIRREVANVLREERGRETTKAKL is encoded by the coding sequence ATGTTCgacccatcaccaccccCAACCGAAGGCTGCCCCTTCTGCGCCATCGCAACAACTCACAAACCCTACGACCCAATCCACCCGCCCACCTCAATAGACCCCGACCTCACCTCGCCATCGTCCTTCATCGTGCTCTCGACGCCCCTCCTCATCGCTTTCCTCGACATCATGCCCCTTTCAAAGGGCCATCTGCTGCTCTGTCCGCGCGCCCACCGACCCAAACTCACCGACGCATCGCGCCAAGAATCCCTCGAGCTCGGAAACCACGTGCGCATTCTCTCTGCTGCGCTGGCCCGCGCCACAGGCGTAGACGACTGGAACGTCGTGCAGAACAATGGCGCTGCGGCGGCCCAGGTCGTTCCCCATATGCACTACCATGTTATTCCGCGGCCGGAGATTCGCGCGAGCGGCAAGCTGAGCGAGAGTTTTACCATGTTTGGCAGGGGCCAGAGGGCTGAgctggatgacgatgaggcgGCGGCTTTGGCGGGCGATATACGGAGGGAGGTTGCGAATGTGTTGAGGGAGGAGCGTGGGAGGGAGACGACGAAAGCCAAGTTATAG
- a CDS encoding glyoxalase domain-containing protein 5 (similar to Metarhizium robertsii ARSEF 23 XP_007826049.1), with product MSKPLAPVRDLDHLVLTCADVQATIVFYTKYLGMTLETFTSEATPSVQRNALKFGTHKINLHQRGREFEPKALTALPGTADLCFLVDDGVDLEDVLRGFEGDGVEVLEGGKVVGRTGAMGKMKSLYVRDPDGNLIE from the coding sequence ATGAGCAAACCACTCGCCCCCGTCAGAGACTTGGACCACCTGGTGCTTACCTGTGCTGACGTCCAAGCAACAATCGTCTTCTACACCAAATATCTCGGCATGACCCTCGAGACATTCACGTCTGAAGCGACGCCCTCTGTTCAGCGGAATGCGCTGAAGTTTGGCACGCACAAGATCAATCTGCATCAGCGGGGGAGGGAATTCGAACCCAAGGCGCTGACCGCACTGCCCGGGACGGCTGACTTGTGTTTCCTGGTGGATGATGGGGTTGATTTGGAGGATGTGCTGAGGGGGTTTGAGGGTGATGGCGTAGAGGTACTTGAGGGGGGAAAGGTGGTGGGCAGGACGGGAGCAATGGGCAAGATGAAAAGTTTGTATGTCAGGGATCCGGATGGGAATCTGATTGAGTGA
- a CDS encoding restless-like transposase (similar to Metarhizium robertsii ARSEF 23 XP_007816583.1), with protein MSASEFLESSPISIDDVPIDFELPVPSTPASSAESSLTPFSPPPTTLPTPDKYDTRLWGHFPGWVWSERSKDNYSWAWEYGYDIQHDDERRWVCKPCIQKNDPRPKNFVAIGLQNALNHLYKDHGISAPDNKTKSGLQKKAEEKPGSKRPRSIVDIWKLDPLRPREQAIANSMIRGFNRNHFQRLLIEWIVDTNQPFSVVEHERLRDIFEYLNPAVKITNANISDTTVRALINSEFKKHKARVIEALRKSPGLIHVSFDGWRARNRHSLYGIVCFFRDENSKPHKVALGVPEVRRHSGNNIATEVLYTIEAFGIEENIGYFTLDNAENNDTALEAIGKKLGFNGARRRGRCFGHIVNLSAKALLFGKDTDAFEEQLSGAEALSEAEYELWRQKGPVGKLHNFVVDVDRSDRLTYLLKELQEYDISMSDDPKIRSKSPVSVVLDNDTRWLSQLYMIRRALRLRRYFELLVAKFRIQWEEENTSKRTGQLKKSAVRPRILRDENQLTANDWSVLQHFATILGYYEDAVKTLEGDGLIRKRKRGYTGSYGNVWDVINGFEFLLGKLEKYKAMAKDFPDPEQFRIGINMAWEKLDKYYTILDTTPIYYTALALHPAYRWGWFEQAWVHKPDWIRSAKRIVQEVWDESYRDFHIVVASNDEPVAKRQKQYYNAFEEHCEQSRIDSIQTEPLLDDDTIGDEYERWQSSHESTDKTVRDPIAYWHEKRLQYPRLSRMALDFVTIQSMSAECERMFSAAGQMVVPQRCNLQAQTVGMCQVLRSWFRAGIINDLDPLFLSIIEEKKELEGIHLNDDEFRRRELSWLAAAAKTAGH; from the coding sequence atgagcgcttcggaattcctagaatcgtccccaatttctatcgatgatgtcccaattgacttcgaactcccagtgccttccacgcctgcttcttctgccgagagctcattgacgccgttctccccgccgccgacgacattgcccactcctgataagtacgatacgcgtctttggggacattttccgggttgggtatggtcagaaagaagcaaagacaactactcatgggcttgggaatatggatacgacatacaacatgacgacgagcgcagatgggtctgcaagccgtgtattcagaagaacgaccccagacctaagaatttcgttgctattggccttcagaatgcgctgaatcacttatacaaggatcacggaatatctgcaccagataacaagacaaagtccggcttgcaaaagaaagccgaggagaagccagggagcaagaggccaagatcgattgtggatatatggaagctcgaccctttaagacctcgagaacaggcgattgccaactctatgatacgcggatttaatcgaaatcactttcaacgtctcctgatcgagtggatagtcgacacgaatcagccctttagtgttgttgaacatgagagactccgggatatcttcgaataccttaaccctgcagtcaagatcacgaacgccaacatctctgataccacagttcgcgcgctcatcaactccgaatttaaaaagcacaaggcgcgcgtcattgaagccctgcgaaagagccccggcttaatacacgtcagctttgacggatggagggcgcggaatcgacactcgttatacggtatcgtgtgcttcttcagggacgagaatagcaagccccacaaggtcgctctgggggtccccgaagtccgcagacattcggggaacaacattgcaacagaagtcctttataccatcgaggcttttggcatcgaggagaatattgggtattttacccttgacaatgccgagaacaacgacacagcacttgaggctattggcaaaaagctcggcttcaatggcgctcgaaggcgaggccgctgcttcggccatatagtcaatctgtctgcgaaggcactactgttcgggaaggatacagacgcgttcgaagaacaactttctggtgcagaagcgctgtctgaagccgaatacgaactttggcgacagaaagggccggttgggaagctccataatttcgtcgtggatgttgatcgatcggacagactgacatacctgttgaaagaacttcaagagtacgacatatccatgtcggacgatccgaaaatacggtcaaaaagccccgtctcggtagtgctagataacgatacgcgctggctttcccagctctatatgatccgccgcgccttgagacttcgaaggtacttcgaactgctagtcgcgaagttccgaatccaatgggaggaggagaatacatcaaaaagaactggccagttgaaaaagtcggctgtccggcctcgaatccttagagacgagaaccaacttacggccaacgattggtctgtacttcaacacttcgcgacgatccttggatactatgaagatgcagtcaagactctagaaggcgacggtttaatcaggaaacgcaagaggggttatactggttcatatggaaacgtttgggatgtgatcaatgggtttgaattcctgcttggcaagctcgaaaaatataaggcgatggcaaaagattttcctgaccccgaacagttcaggatcggcataaatatggcctgggagaaattagacaagtattacactattctcgacacaacaccgatatattataccgccctcgcactccacccggcatacagatggggatggttcgagcaggcctgggtacataagcccgactggatcagatctgcaaaaaggatagttcaagaagtgtgggacgagtcctatcgagatttccatattgtggtggcctcaaatgacgagcctgttgcaaaacgacagaagcaatactacaatgccttcgaagagcattgcgaacagtcccgtatcgactccatacagacagagcctctactggacgacgacacgattggcgacgaatacgaacgatggcaatcgagccatgagagcactgacaagactgtgcgagatccgatagcgtattggcatgagaagcgcctgcaataccctcgtctctcccgaatggccctcgactttgtcacaatacaatcaatgtctgcagaatgtgagaggatgttctcggcagcagggcagatggttgttccccaacggtgcaatcttcaggcgcaaacagttgggatgtgtcaggtattgaggtcgtggtttcgggcaggcattatcaacgacctagatccgttatttctctcgatcatagaggagaagaaagagctcgagggcatccatcttaatgatgatgagttcagaagacgggagctatcgtggctcgctgccgcggcgaaaacagctggccattga
- a CDS encoding ferritin-like domain-containing protein produces the protein MVSKLLSLSTLLGLTLGAAIPNNNGFPMPNDQQKLEIAHEAGGLLPGGPAPTSLGANSITAFQLIAFNELFETAYFSSLLHNITSEAPGYHAQNKEELVKIFSTVLAQEEQHALAAVSTLKAVNAFAPSACQYQFPVSNLKDAVNLAETFTAVVLGALQGANVIFSQDSQAGAIRTISSVIGQEGEQNGFYRVFLDKVPSESPFLTTVPAPFAWSALQGFVVPNSCPYPVSNINLPIFPPLAVNGGAIASLEPHDQTLSFTADLSSSEAAKAYIGKDNLFLTYTTGQQLPVSLGITDVKWEGSKISFKAAFPYSKYVMQGFSHAALTTSNTFDSADAVVQSALAAPGLIQVNNRL, from the exons ATGGTTTCAAAGCTACTCTCTCTATCAACCCTATTGGGCCTAACCCTCGGAGCAGCCATCCCAAACAACAACGGGTTCCCCATGCCCAATGATCAACAAAAGCTCGAAATTGCACACGAAGCCGGAGGTCTACTCCCCGGTGGTCCAGCACCCACCTCCCTTGGTGCAAACAGCATCACTGCTTTCCAGCTCATTGCCTTCAATGAACTATTTGAGACGGCGTACTTTAGCTCACTGCTCCACAACATCACTTCTGAAGCTCCCGGATACCACGCTCagaacaaggaagagctTGTCAAGATATTTTCCACTGTTTTGGCT CAAGAGGAACAACACGCCCTCGCAGCAGTATCTACCCTCAAGGCCGTCAACGCATTCGCTCCATCAGCCTGCCAATACCAATTCCCCGTATCGAACCTCAAAGATGCTGTAAATCTCGCTGAGACCTTTACCGCAGTCGTCCTGGGTGCTCTACAGGGAGCCAACGtcatcttcagccaagaTAGCCAGGCCGGTGCCATCCGAACCATCTCTTCCGTCATCGGCCAAGAGGGTGAACAAAACGGCTTCTACCGCGTGTTCCTCGACAAGGTTCCTTCTGAATCGCCCTTCCTTACGACTGTCCCGGCCCCCTTTGCCTGGTCTGCTCTGCAAGGATTCGTCGTCCCCAACTCGTGCCCGTATCCTGtttccaacatcaacctgCCCATCTTCCCTCCCTTGGCAGTAAATGGAGGTGCTATTGCCTCGCTCGAGCCTcacgaccagacactttcATTCACCGCCGATCTGTCCAGCTcagaggctgccaaggcttATATTGGCAAGGATAATCTGTTTCTCACATATACCACTGGCCAGCAACTGCCTGTGTCACTGGGCATTACCGATGTCAAGTGGGAAGGGAGCAAGATCAGTTTCAAGGCTGCTTTCCCTTACTCGAAATACGTCATGCAGGGCTTCAGTCATGCCGCGTTGACAACGTCCAACACTTTTGACAGCGCGGATGCAGTTGTGCAGTCAGCGCTTGCGGCTCCGGGTCTCATCCAGGTGAACAACCGCCTGTAA
- a CDS encoding basic region leucine zipper domain-containing protein has translation MSEYGVYVDSNWDQDHEIAPSTPGFSDDLVQFDFQPQLSFFVTLTPELVDTPECLPEHNYNIESLILERTENDVPEDLFCSPHSEQGDRLASTAVEVYGHETPSPGTLSTSPESINSSNVHTRTTDDYTHKPIREQGAKKQKRQSKRSKRTSVDAGVGIERNRIAALKSRIKNKEWEQNLASTMRDLERKHSMLIKEHSKLLQDALELKNIVIYHARCHDDRIDAWISSAAKAFVHGQTQAA, from the coding sequence ATGTCTGAATATGGCGTGTATGTCGACTCCAACTGGGACCAAGATCATGAGATTGCTCCATCGACGCCTGGTTTCTCCGATGACCTTGTCCAATTTGATTTCCAACCACAACTATCTTTCTTCGTCACATTGACACCAGAGTTGGTTGACACCCCGGAATGTTTACCTGAGCATAATTACAATATCGAAAGCCTTATCCtggaaagaacagaaaacGATGTACCAGAAGATCTGTTTTGCTCACCTCACAGCGAGCAGGGGGACCGGCTGGCTTCCACAGCCGTGGAAGTCTATGGTCATGAGACGCCGTCGCCAGGAACACTCTCGACGTCACCCGAAAGCATTAATTCGAGCAATGTGCATACTCGCACGACCGATGACTACACACACAAGCCAATAAGGGAACAAGGCGCGAAGAAACAGAAAAGACAGTCCAAAAGATCTAAACGGACATCTGTCGATGCGGGCGTGGGCATCGAACGCAATCGAATAGCAGCATTAAAATCGCGAATAAAGAATAAAGAATGGGAACAGAATTTAGCATCTACAATGCGTGATCTTGAAAGAAAGCATTCCATGCTCATAAAAGAGCATTCAAAGCTACTGCAGGATGCTCTAGAACTGAAGAATATCGTCATTTATCATGCGAGGTGCCATGACGACAGGATTGATGCATGGATAAGTAGTGCGGCAAAGGCGTTTGTTCACGGACAAACTCAAGCAGCATAA
- a CDS encoding hydrophobic surface binding protein A domain-containing protein, with translation MVAIAKFLLLALPATATPLIRSVQDVISDLQTKITPQIITLNADVVAFPASGVNGAATIHTDIQTLTTTLNKATTTVEKTGSFGAVYAVHIANLIQGQVSGVVATLVAFASQKISWEGMPGGTAQLRVELQDLGGAFDVYADAAIAATPLVSQVGLITVKLELSAAFATAIAVFSGQKGAGLKNGF, from the exons ATGGTAGCCATCGCCAaattcctcctcctcgccctccccGCCACAGCCACCCCCCTCATCCGCAGCGTCCAAGACGTCATCTCAGATCTCCAAACAAAAATCACCCCCCAGATCATAACCCTCAACGCAGACGTCGTCGCCTTCCCGGCCAGCGGCGTGAACGGAgccgccaccatccacaCCGACATCCAGACTCTCACAACCACCCTGAACAAGGCGACAACCACTGTCGAGAAGACCGGCTCCTTTGGCGCAGTATACGCCGTCCACATCGCAAACTTGATTCAGGGCCAGGTGTCCGGGGTGGTAGCCACGCTGGTTGCGTTTGCATCTCAAAAGATCTCCTGGGAGGGTATGCCCGGCGGGACTGCGCAGCTTCGAGTTGAGCTCCAGGATTTAGGTGGTGCTTTTGATGTCTATGCCGATGCGGCTATAGCAGCGACGCCGTTGGTTTCGCAGGTTGGCCTGATTACTGTCAAGCTTGAGTTGTCCGCTGCATTTGCAACGGCCATCGCCGTCTTTTC CGGCCAGAAAGGTGCGGGATTGAAGAATGGCTTTTGA